From a region of the Actinopolymorpha singaporensis genome:
- a CDS encoding aldo/keto reductase, with product MQYRTLGRTGVQVSSLALGAMNFGRAGRTTQDEATAIVDAALEGGINLIDTADRYGDGESEEMVGRAIAGRRDDIVLATKAGLPIGEERNHRGSSRRWLVAELDNSLRRLGVDHVDLYQIHRWDPVTSDEETLSALTDLQRAGKIRYFGSSTFPAYRIVQAQWAARDNHLSRYVTEQPSYSILQRGIETHVLPVTEQYGLGVLAWSPLASGWLSGAVRAGREITTSRSAFLPERFDLAIPANRARLDAVERLAKVADEASLSMIQLALGFVTAHPAVTSALVGPRTLDHLRSQLAAADTVLAVDVLDAIDEIVAPGVDLAAQEKHDTPPALLDPSLRRR from the coding sequence ATGCAGTACCGCACCCTTGGCCGCACCGGAGTCCAGGTCAGCTCCCTCGCGCTCGGCGCGATGAACTTCGGCAGGGCCGGACGTACGACCCAGGACGAGGCCACCGCCATCGTCGACGCCGCGCTCGAGGGCGGCATCAACCTCATCGACACCGCCGACCGGTACGGCGACGGCGAGTCGGAGGAGATGGTCGGCAGGGCCATCGCCGGGCGCCGCGACGACATCGTGCTGGCCACCAAGGCCGGCCTGCCGATCGGCGAGGAGCGCAACCACAGAGGGAGTTCGCGCCGCTGGCTGGTCGCCGAACTGGACAACAGCCTGCGCCGCCTCGGAGTCGACCACGTCGACCTCTACCAGATCCACCGGTGGGACCCGGTCACCAGCGACGAGGAAACCCTGTCTGCGTTGACGGATCTGCAACGTGCGGGAAAGATCCGCTACTTCGGCTCCTCGACGTTCCCCGCCTACCGCATCGTGCAGGCGCAGTGGGCCGCCCGCGACAACCACCTGAGCCGGTACGTCACCGAACAGCCCAGCTACTCGATCCTGCAACGAGGGATCGAGACCCACGTGCTGCCGGTGACCGAGCAGTACGGGCTCGGCGTCCTGGCGTGGAGCCCGTTGGCCTCGGGCTGGCTGTCCGGCGCGGTCCGCGCGGGCCGGGAGATCACCACCAGCCGTTCGGCGTTCCTACCGGAGCGCTTCGACCTGGCGATCCCCGCCAACCGCGCCAGGCTGGATGCCGTCGAGCGGTTGGCCAAGGTCGCCGACGAGGCCAGCCTGTCCATGATCCAACTGGCGTTGGGGTTCGTGACCGCGCACCCCGCGGTGACCAGCGCGCTCGTCGGCCCCCGAACGCTGGACCACCTGCGCTCACAGCTCGCCGCCGCCGACACCGTGCTCGCCGTCGACGTCCTCGACGCGATCGACGAGATCGTCGCGCCCGGGGTCGACCTGGCAGCGCAGGAGAAGCACGACACCCCGCCGGCGCTGCTCGACCCGTCCCTGCGCCGCCGCTGA
- a CDS encoding TetR/AcrR family transcriptional regulator, with product MREGDSVRGTGQGAGQGAGQTRAKRADARRNEKALLDAAAAVFVASGVEAPVREIAARAGVGTGTIYRHFPTRADLIIAVFRHQVDACAEAGPRLLATGESPYVALTKWIDLFVDFVVTKHGLAAVLRSDSAGMDTLGAYFLDRLLPVCTDLLDAAVTSGEIRDGVEAYELMRGVGNLCIGADNDPRYDARRLVGLLVAGLRQPR from the coding sequence GTGCGCGAGGGAGACAGCGTCCGGGGAACTGGGCAAGGGGCCGGGCAGGGCGCCGGGCAAACCCGGGCCAAGCGGGCGGACGCCCGGCGCAACGAGAAGGCCCTGCTGGACGCGGCCGCCGCGGTCTTCGTCGCGTCTGGCGTGGAGGCACCGGTACGCGAGATCGCTGCCCGCGCCGGCGTCGGGACGGGCACGATCTACCGGCACTTCCCGACTCGGGCGGACCTCATCATCGCCGTGTTCCGGCACCAGGTCGACGCCTGCGCCGAGGCCGGTCCGCGGCTGCTGGCGACCGGCGAGAGCCCGTACGTCGCTCTGACGAAGTGGATCGACCTCTTCGTCGACTTCGTGGTCACCAAGCACGGGCTCGCTGCCGTACTGCGGTCCGACAGCGCCGGCATGGACACCCTGGGTGCCTACTTCCTCGACCGCCTGCTGCCCGTGTGCACCGACCTGCTCGACGCGGCGGTCACCTCCGGCGAGATCCGGGACGGTGTGGAGGCATACGAACTCATGCGTGGTGTCGGAAACCTCTGCATCGGCGCGGACAACGATCCCCGCTACGACGCGCGCCGGCTGGTCGGACTCCTCGTCGCCGGCCTTCGTCAGCCGCGGTGA
- a CDS encoding helix-turn-helix transcriptional regulator → MTDYLSPTARALLALELIQNSPGITAQRLGERLGVTERAARRYVAILREADLPIESVSGPYGGYRVGRGLRLPPLMFSAAEAVGLVMAVLEGHRGAADPADLVGSALAKIVRALPERVAEPVRSVRDVPAPRPTDEPSASPELTTRLVEACVAARRLRLTYRLGRAGDREMDVDPWAVVLRHSRWYLLAWSHTRQARRVLRVDRIVSVESLAESFTPLPDLDALRTLEEHLSQGWTYEVDVVVDATVEETSRWVRRSLGRIEADAEGRTRLRATTDEPQWYARQLATIPAPFRVLASPELQRAVTALGRRLMQSGS, encoded by the coding sequence ATGACCGACTACCTGAGCCCTACCGCCCGGGCCCTGCTGGCTCTGGAGCTCATCCAGAACAGCCCGGGCATCACCGCCCAGCGGCTGGGTGAGCGGCTCGGGGTCACCGAACGCGCCGCCCGCCGCTACGTCGCGATCCTGCGGGAAGCGGACCTGCCCATCGAGTCGGTCAGTGGACCCTACGGCGGCTACCGGGTGGGGCGGGGTCTTCGCCTTCCACCGTTGATGTTCAGCGCCGCCGAGGCGGTCGGGCTGGTGATGGCGGTCCTCGAAGGGCACCGAGGGGCCGCCGACCCGGCCGACCTGGTGGGCAGCGCCCTCGCCAAGATCGTGCGCGCCCTGCCGGAGCGGGTGGCCGAGCCCGTCCGCAGCGTCCGCGACGTGCCTGCTCCCCGCCCCACCGACGAGCCGTCGGCCAGTCCGGAGCTGACCACCCGGCTCGTCGAAGCCTGCGTGGCGGCCAGGCGACTCCGCCTGACCTACCGGCTGGGCCGGGCGGGCGACCGGGAGATGGACGTCGACCCCTGGGCTGTCGTACTCCGGCACAGCCGGTGGTACCTCCTGGCCTGGTCCCACACCAGGCAGGCGCGGCGGGTGCTGCGCGTGGACCGGATCGTGTCGGTGGAGTCTCTGGCCGAGTCGTTCACCCCGCTGCCGGACCTGGATGCCCTACGTACGTTGGAAGAACACCTCTCCCAGGGGTGGACGTACGAGGTCGACGTCGTGGTCGACGCGACGGTCGAGGAGACGTCGCGGTGGGTACGCCGAAGCCTTGGCCGGATCGAGGCCGACGCCGAGGGCCGAACCCGTCTTCGGGCGACGACGGACGAACCACAGTGGTACGCCCGCCAGCTCGCCACCATCCCGGCACCCTTCCGCGTCCTCGCCTCACCAGAACTCCAACGCGCCGTCACCGCCCTGGGCCGACGACTGATGCAGTCCGGCAGCTGA
- a CDS encoding DinB family protein produces MATDSGAILREPPVAGNELDTLLGTLERLRGYVAWKCGGLGQAGLRATLGPSTVTLGGLLKHLAAVEDDMFSVKLHGRSPQPPWDTVDWDTDPDWEWRTAADDSPEYLTTLWQDAVGRSRVLVAEAVADGGLDRLARFTWPDGRTPNLRRLLTDMIEEYARHVGHADLIRESVDGLVGEDPR; encoded by the coding sequence ATGGCAACCGACAGCGGCGCGATCCTGCGCGAACCTCCCGTGGCCGGCAACGAACTCGACACGCTTCTCGGCACCCTCGAGCGACTTCGCGGCTACGTGGCGTGGAAGTGCGGCGGCCTCGGCCAGGCCGGACTGCGAGCCACCCTCGGTCCGTCGACGGTGACCCTGGGTGGCCTGCTGAAACACCTGGCAGCCGTGGAGGACGACATGTTCTCGGTCAAGCTGCACGGCCGGTCCCCGCAACCTCCGTGGGACACCGTCGACTGGGACACCGACCCCGACTGGGAGTGGCGTACGGCGGCCGACGACAGCCCGGAGTACCTGACGACGCTGTGGCAGGACGCGGTGGGCAGGTCCCGCGTCCTGGTGGCGGAGGCGGTGGCAGACGGCGGTCTGGACCGGCTCGCCCGCTTCACCTGGCCGGACGGCCGGACGCCCAACCTGCGAAGGCTTCTCACGGACATGATCGAGGAGTACGCCCGGCACGTCGGCCACGCGGACCTCATCCGGGAGTCGGTCGACGGGCTGGTCGGCGAGGATCCCCGGTGA
- a CDS encoding ankyrin repeat domain-containing protein has protein sequence MDVIHARSFPPRPSLEQYRKQAKELLKACRAGDPDALERVNRGLLAAGRAHRTRDLSGHTLTDAQFVIAREHGFASWPRFAAHLQGLVDGAVGRYEAAVDAIVTGDLGALTELLDRHPDLVRARSTRTHRATLLHYVAANGVETYRQKTPANAVQIAELLLVRGAEADAGATMYGADDATTMEMLVSSIHPALAGVQALLVDKLVDFGAAVNGPGDDNRPLLTALAHQYPAAAQALVRRGARIDDIVSAAGLGREDLVRDYLDDEGRLRPHVRVVGLRPQLPRRPEANVAWAFVVAAALGHTDVVDFLSRRGADPGARAMAGLTALHWGVVNGHLEVVDLLLAREAPLEDSDNYHHATVLGCAVWAVQNGTHPHRLTIVERLLSAGARVDAISRPTGDEGVDELLRRHGVALG, from the coding sequence ATGGACGTCATCCATGCCCGGTCGTTTCCGCCCCGTCCCAGCCTGGAGCAGTACCGCAAGCAGGCCAAGGAGCTGTTGAAGGCCTGCCGAGCAGGTGATCCGGACGCGCTCGAACGCGTCAACCGTGGGTTGCTCGCGGCCGGCCGGGCGCATCGCACGCGGGACCTGTCCGGTCACACACTCACCGACGCGCAGTTCGTGATCGCCCGCGAGCACGGCTTCGCCAGCTGGCCGAGGTTCGCCGCGCACCTGCAAGGGCTGGTTGACGGCGCCGTCGGTCGGTACGAAGCGGCCGTGGACGCGATAGTCACCGGGGACCTCGGCGCGCTGACGGAGTTGCTGGATCGCCACCCGGACCTGGTTCGCGCGCGGTCGACCCGAACACACCGGGCCACCCTGCTGCACTACGTCGCCGCCAACGGCGTGGAGACGTACCGGCAGAAGACTCCGGCCAACGCGGTCCAGATCGCCGAGCTGCTGCTGGTGCGTGGCGCGGAGGCCGATGCGGGCGCCACCATGTACGGGGCCGACGACGCGACGACGATGGAGATGCTCGTCTCCAGCATTCATCCGGCCCTGGCCGGGGTGCAGGCGCTCCTGGTGGACAAGCTGGTCGACTTCGGTGCGGCGGTGAACGGGCCGGGCGACGACAACCGGCCGTTGCTGACCGCACTGGCGCACCAGTACCCGGCTGCCGCGCAGGCGCTGGTCCGCCGTGGCGCACGGATCGACGACATCGTGTCGGCCGCCGGGCTCGGCCGGGAGGATCTCGTCCGCGACTACCTGGACGACGAGGGCCGGCTGCGCCCACACGTGCGGGTCGTCGGACTTCGGCCCCAGCTGCCGCGGCGGCCCGAGGCCAACGTCGCCTGGGCGTTCGTCGTCGCCGCGGCACTGGGGCACACCGACGTCGTCGACTTCCTGTCCCGGCGAGGAGCCGACCCGGGCGCGAGGGCGATGGCCGGCCTCACCGCGCTGCACTGGGGGGTCGTCAACGGTCACCTGGAGGTGGTGGACCTCCTGCTCGCCCGCGAGGCTCCGCTGGAGGACAGCGACAACTACCACCACGCCACAGTGCTGGGGTGTGCGGTCTGGGCGGTGCAGAACGGCACGCACCCCCACCGACTCACCATCGTCGAACGGCTGCTGTCGGCCGGGGCACGGGTGGACGCGATCAGCCGGCCGACCGGTGACGAAGGCGTCGACGAACTCCTACGACGACACGGTGTGGCGCTCGGCTGA
- a CDS encoding phosphotransferase family protein, whose translation MSQTAWGTHAVELTDDQVVKRFPEADGGGAEREWRALTLLHEHVPGLAPEPVKAQFGVNGSTVVMSRLPGTPLRGLPLSTGQTSALARAMRTIHTALPVDVLRQVPIRPGQQAGLLGHVRRWAAEKPADVGNPVARAMTAGLTWLEKSGLDANGTSGVPPVFGPGDGNLANCLWDGSQVRIVDFEDAGRSDRAFELAEVTEHVGSWVEHPLDITTFLGHFELTSDETVRLRDCRRLLALVWLFLLSFDVDHRRNPPGTVERQAGRLMALLG comes from the coding sequence ATGAGCCAGACAGCGTGGGGTACGCATGCGGTCGAACTCACCGATGACCAGGTGGTCAAGCGGTTTCCGGAAGCCGACGGCGGAGGTGCGGAACGCGAGTGGCGTGCTCTCACGCTGTTGCACGAGCACGTCCCCGGCCTCGCACCCGAACCCGTGAAAGCCCAGTTCGGGGTGAACGGATCGACGGTGGTGATGTCCCGGCTTCCCGGCACTCCGCTGCGCGGGCTCCCTTTGAGCACTGGGCAGACGTCGGCACTGGCGAGGGCCATGCGAACGATCCACACGGCCCTGCCGGTCGACGTGCTACGGCAGGTACCGATCCGGCCCGGCCAGCAGGCCGGACTCCTTGGCCATGTCCGCCGGTGGGCTGCCGAGAAACCGGCTGATGTCGGCAACCCGGTGGCCCGCGCGATGACTGCCGGGCTGACGTGGCTGGAGAAGTCAGGGCTCGACGCGAACGGCACCTCCGGCGTCCCGCCGGTATTCGGACCAGGGGACGGCAACCTCGCCAACTGTCTCTGGGACGGTTCCCAGGTCCGGATCGTCGACTTCGAGGACGCCGGTCGCAGCGACCGGGCATTCGAGCTCGCGGAGGTCACCGAGCATGTCGGCAGCTGGGTGGAGCATCCGCTGGACATCACCACGTTCCTGGGCCACTTCGAGTTGACATCCGACGAAACCGTTCGCCTGCGTGACTGTCGTCGGCTCCTTGCTCTGGTCTGGTTGTTCCTGCTGAGCTTCGACGTCGACCACCGCCGCAATCCCCCAGGCACGGTGGAACGCCAGGCCGGGCGCCTCATGGCCCTGCTCGGCTGA
- a CDS encoding slipin family protein — protein sequence MVVAIVLVIALVLIAFFASARVVRQIERGVVFRLGRVLPPPRQPGFTMIVPFVDRMRKVNIQVATMPVPAQEGITRDNVTVRVDAVVYFNVDDPIRAIVNVQDYDFAVSQVAQTSLRSIIGKSELDDLLCNRERLNEGLALMIDSPSVGWGITIDRVEIKDVALPETMKRSMSRQAEAERERRSRIITADGEFQASKKLASAAEEMADTPAALQLRLLQTIVEVAAEKNSTVVLPFPVELLRFLDTAAGGLVQQLSTATRTAPSGSGTSDRGTSDRGTPEVESAASRPSGVESADVEPAELEARGQEASGETQPAVPHQTRSDEVGQHTHR from the coding sequence ATGGTTGTCGCGATTGTTCTAGTCATCGCGTTGGTCCTCATTGCGTTCTTCGCGAGCGCGCGGGTCGTACGCCAGATCGAGCGAGGGGTCGTCTTCCGGCTCGGCCGGGTCCTCCCTCCCCCTCGGCAACCAGGCTTCACGATGATCGTCCCGTTCGTCGACCGCATGCGTAAGGTCAACATCCAGGTCGCGACCATGCCGGTGCCGGCCCAGGAGGGGATCACCCGGGACAACGTGACCGTCCGGGTGGACGCCGTTGTGTACTTCAACGTCGACGACCCGATCCGGGCGATCGTGAACGTCCAGGACTACGACTTCGCCGTGTCACAGGTCGCGCAGACGTCCCTGCGTTCGATCATCGGCAAGAGCGAACTCGACGACCTGCTCTGCAACCGCGAACGCCTCAACGAGGGACTGGCACTGATGATCGACAGCCCGTCGGTCGGATGGGGAATCACCATCGACCGGGTGGAGATCAAGGACGTCGCGCTACCCGAGACGATGAAGCGGTCGATGTCGCGCCAGGCCGAGGCCGAACGCGAACGACGCTCCCGGATCATCACCGCGGACGGGGAGTTCCAGGCGTCGAAGAAGCTGGCTTCGGCGGCCGAGGAGATGGCGGACACGCCTGCGGCCCTCCAGTTGCGCCTGCTGCAGACGATCGTCGAGGTCGCGGCGGAGAAGAACTCGACCGTCGTTCTCCCCTTCCCGGTCGAGTTGCTGAGGTTCCTCGACACCGCGGCCGGCGGACTGGTCCAGCAGCTCTCCACCGCGACCAGGACTGCCCCGTCCGGCAGCGGTACGTCCGACCGCGGTACGTCCGACCGCGGCACGCCCGAGGTGGAGTCGGCCGCGTCCCGCCCGTCCGGCGTGGAGTCAGCCGACGTCGAACCGGCCGAACTGGAGGCGCGTGGCCAGGAGGCGAGCGGGGAGACCCAACCGGCCGTACCCCACCAGACACGCTCGGACGAGGTTGGGCAGCACACTCACCGCTGA
- a CDS encoding HAMP domain-containing sensor histidine kinase, whose product MIRPTTLRGRLALIGVLTVAAWVAVLTVAFNVGLTNRLHSQADDVLRARAEATAATVDVGPGDRLDVREVPNDTALDTGIWIYEGHRLVEGGDSPGVLRDDADALAGRGERFRDARHNTSARLYALPVRVARRQVGTIVAATSFDPYQRTARLALAGSIALAALLLVGVYVMARMTVTRALAPVDRMAGQAAEWSAHDTTQRFGTASRPDELAALAASLDGLLDRLSAVLRHERQLSAELSHELRTPLAHIAAETELLIDRERSADELARAHGAIRDSADRMRRIIETLLLAARSDTVDAPGRCAVDEVLASVVARRQTTCEASLSLSTEQSPLYCGVGTDVLERIVSPVLDNAVRYASGQVRLSARRREDLLEIEVGDDGPGLGGADAELAFTPGWRGDPADMHDGAGLGLPLARRLARSVGGDVVNLSTGHGATFLILLPTG is encoded by the coding sequence GTGATCCGTCCGACCACGCTGCGCGGGCGGCTCGCGCTCATCGGAGTGCTCACAGTCGCCGCGTGGGTGGCGGTACTCACGGTGGCGTTCAACGTCGGCCTCACCAATCGGCTGCACAGCCAGGCCGACGACGTGCTCCGGGCCCGGGCCGAGGCGACCGCTGCCACCGTCGACGTCGGCCCCGGCGACCGGCTCGACGTACGGGAGGTTCCCAACGACACGGCGCTTGACACCGGGATCTGGATCTACGAAGGTCACCGGCTCGTCGAGGGCGGAGACAGCCCGGGTGTGCTGCGCGACGACGCCGACGCTCTTGCCGGTCGGGGCGAACGCTTCCGGGACGCCCGGCACAACACGTCGGCCAGGTTGTACGCGCTTCCGGTGCGTGTGGCCCGCCGCCAGGTCGGCACCATAGTCGCCGCCACCTCCTTCGACCCGTACCAACGCACCGCGCGGTTGGCGCTGGCGGGTTCGATCGCCCTCGCCGCACTGCTCCTCGTAGGGGTCTACGTCATGGCACGAATGACGGTCACCCGGGCGCTCGCGCCGGTCGACCGGATGGCCGGACAGGCAGCCGAGTGGAGCGCCCACGACACCACGCAACGGTTCGGCACGGCATCCAGGCCAGACGAACTCGCCGCCCTCGCCGCCAGTCTGGACGGCCTGCTCGACCGGCTGTCGGCCGTACTCCGGCACGAACGGCAACTCTCGGCCGAACTCTCCCACGAACTGCGTACGCCACTCGCGCACATCGCCGCCGAGACCGAACTCCTGATCGACCGGGAGCGTTCAGCCGACGAACTCGCACGCGCTCACGGCGCCATCCGGGACAGTGCGGATCGCATGCGCCGAATCATCGAAACGCTGCTTCTCGCCGCCCGCTCCGACACGGTGGACGCTCCTGGGCGATGTGCGGTGGACGAAGTGCTGGCCTCTGTCGTCGCCCGGCGCCAGACGACCTGCGAGGCGTCGCTGTCGTTGTCCACCGAACAGTCTCCCCTCTACTGCGGTGTCGGCACCGACGTCCTGGAACGGATCGTCAGTCCGGTCCTCGACAACGCGGTGCGATACGCGTCCGGTCAGGTACGGCTGAGCGCGCGACGGAGGGAGGATCTCCTCGAGATCGAGGTCGGCGACGACGGGCCGGGACTGGGCGGCGCCGACGCCGAACTCGCGTTCACGCCGGGCTGGCGCGGCGACCCGGCCGACATGCACGACGGTGCCGGTCTCGGCCTCCCCCTCGCCCGACGGCTCGCCAGGTCCGTAGGTGGCGACGTAGTGAACCTGTCGACCGGGCACGGCGCCACTTTCCTCATCCTGTTGCCAACCGGCTGA
- a CDS encoding response regulator transcription factor: MSRPRVLVVEDDHELRDVLVRGLREAEFAVTVAVDGGAALRAPIETLDAAVIDIGLPDSDGRDVCQALRARGVTAPVVFLTARDSLTDRLSGFSAGGDDYLGKPFHFAELVARLRAALHRAGRDAGQVVDDLALDPVNHEMSVREVVVSLTPTEFRILARLLAARGSVVRRHQLLATGWPDGALVADNTLDQYAARVRRKLRDVGSTLELETARGLGYRLR, translated from the coding sequence GTGAGCAGACCGCGGGTACTCGTCGTGGAGGACGACCACGAGCTTCGAGATGTGCTCGTGCGTGGTCTGCGGGAGGCCGAGTTTGCGGTGACGGTTGCAGTGGACGGCGGCGCCGCTCTGCGGGCCCCGATCGAGACCCTGGACGCCGCAGTGATCGACATCGGCCTGCCCGACTCCGACGGCCGGGACGTCTGCCAGGCTCTTCGCGCACGCGGAGTGACTGCGCCGGTGGTGTTCCTCACCGCCCGGGACAGCCTCACCGACCGGCTCTCCGGGTTCTCCGCCGGGGGCGACGACTACCTCGGCAAGCCGTTCCACTTCGCCGAACTCGTGGCCCGGCTGCGAGCGGCACTGCACAGGGCCGGCCGCGACGCCGGCCAGGTGGTGGACGACCTGGCGCTCGATCCGGTGAACCACGAGATGAGCGTGCGGGAAGTGGTGGTGTCGCTGACCCCCACCGAGTTCCGGATCCTCGCCCGGCTTCTCGCAGCCCGTGGGTCGGTGGTGCGCCGGCACCAGTTGCTCGCCACCGGCTGGCCGGACGGCGCGCTGGTCGCGGACAACACCCTCGACCAGTACGCCGCCCGGGTTCGCCGCAAGCTGAGGGACGTCGGGTCGACGCTGGAGTTGGAGACGGCCCGCGGACTCGGGTACCGGCTCAGGTGA
- a CDS encoding alpha/beta fold hydrolase: MSTEWTAQSSGTGEYAEVNGINLYYETHGTGRPMILLHGGLGSGEMFGPILPTFAENHQVIAVDLQGHGRTADIDRPLDIRLMADDIAALVDHLGLDRPDVVGYSLGGGIALHTAAKYPGKVRRLVATSAHVRRDAIPAEMLAQQGQVNAAAAEFMKDTPMYELYQRVAPRPEDFGRLLDKIGAAMAQDFDYSEEVRGLQVPTLIAAADADMAPPSHYVDVFKLLDGGLRDGGWMGEGRPKGGHALAILPGLTHYNIHDSPLWAATVLAFLDAQP; the protein is encoded by the coding sequence GTGAGCACGGAATGGACAGCCCAGTCGAGCGGCACCGGCGAGTACGCCGAGGTCAACGGCATCAACCTCTACTACGAGACGCACGGGACCGGCCGCCCGATGATCCTCCTGCACGGCGGACTCGGGTCGGGTGAGATGTTCGGGCCGATCCTGCCCACGTTCGCCGAGAACCACCAGGTGATCGCAGTCGACCTGCAGGGCCACGGCCGTACGGCCGACATCGACCGGCCGCTCGACATCCGGCTGATGGCCGACGACATCGCGGCCCTCGTCGACCACCTGGGGCTGGACCGCCCGGACGTCGTGGGCTACTCCCTCGGTGGCGGGATCGCCCTGCACACCGCCGCGAAGTATCCCGGGAAGGTGCGCCGCCTGGTCGCCACGTCGGCGCACGTACGGCGGGACGCCATCCCGGCGGAGATGCTCGCCCAGCAGGGCCAGGTGAACGCGGCGGCGGCTGAGTTCATGAAGGACACCCCGATGTACGAGCTCTACCAGCGGGTGGCGCCGCGTCCGGAGGACTTCGGCCGGTTGCTGGACAAGATCGGCGCGGCGATGGCCCAGGACTTCGACTACTCAGAAGAGGTACGCGGCCTGCAGGTGCCGACGTTGATCGCCGCCGCCGACGCGGACATGGCGCCGCCGAGCCACTACGTCGATGTGTTCAAGCTCCTCGACGGCGGGCTGCGTGACGGTGGCTGGATGGGGGAGGGCCGGCCCAAGGGCGGGCACGCGCTGGCGATCCTGCCCGGGCTCACCCACTACAACATCCACGACTCGCCGCTGTGGGCCGCGACCGTCCTCGCCTTCCTGGACGCCCAGCCCTGA
- a CDS encoding CehA/McbA family metallohydrolase: MPENLNRRSLLRAGGLLAAAGATGQMLPGVAFAAPEEGGTQTTRTVTGTFTPSIPDWYYLPVEVPRGVKQIDVVYSYDKPSVPDGYRGNALDIGMFGSEGFEIGNSRGFRGWSGGFRDRFSISASAATPGYLPGPIRPGTWHVILGPYTVAPQGMNYRVDITLTFGPADAPFRPNPAPASARARERGRAWYRGDSHLHTIYSDGRRTPDQLVADARTAGLDFIVSTEHNTTSAHLMWGDHATDDLLIVNGEEITTRSGHWAAIGLPVGKWIDWRYRANDPQDFRRFVDEVHANGGLVTAAHPFASCFACSYEFGYELADLAEVWNGPWDLEDDRSVTIWDGLLRSGRWIPAIGDSDAHSPGNIVGLPHTVVLADSLRARDLLAGLKAGRSYLVESKDVEVSFTAKAGGRTANIGGRLPVDTGTPVVVEVTVSGAPGTTLTVHDQNGPKRNLTVPDSGTATLSWTTYSRYSQWVRVEVRRASGGVNTTVPNAMVAMTNPIFLGSE, encoded by the coding sequence ATGCCCGAGAACCTGAATCGAAGGAGTCTGCTGCGAGCCGGTGGTCTGCTGGCGGCTGCCGGCGCGACCGGTCAGATGCTGCCGGGGGTGGCCTTCGCCGCCCCGGAGGAGGGCGGGACGCAGACGACCCGGACCGTGACCGGCACGTTCACGCCGAGCATCCCCGACTGGTACTACTTGCCGGTCGAGGTGCCGCGTGGCGTCAAGCAGATCGACGTCGTCTACTCCTACGACAAGCCGTCCGTGCCAGACGGCTACCGAGGCAACGCACTCGACATCGGCATGTTCGGTTCGGAGGGCTTCGAGATCGGCAACTCCCGCGGCTTCCGAGGTTGGTCCGGTGGGTTCCGGGACCGGTTCTCGATCAGCGCGTCGGCAGCCACGCCCGGCTACCTGCCCGGTCCCATCCGACCAGGTACGTGGCACGTGATCCTCGGCCCGTACACCGTCGCCCCGCAGGGGATGAACTACCGGGTGGACATCACGCTGACGTTCGGCCCCGCGGACGCGCCGTTCCGGCCGAACCCGGCTCCGGCGTCGGCGCGCGCCAGGGAGCGCGGCCGAGCGTGGTACCGCGGCGACTCCCACCTGCACACGATCTACTCCGACGGCCGGCGTACGCCTGACCAGTTGGTCGCCGACGCCCGCACCGCCGGGCTGGACTTCATCGTGTCCACCGAGCACAACACCACCAGCGCACACCTGATGTGGGGCGACCACGCCACCGACGACCTGCTGATCGTCAACGGCGAGGAGATCACCACCCGGTCCGGCCACTGGGCGGCGATCGGTCTGCCCGTCGGCAAGTGGATCGACTGGCGCTACCGCGCCAACGACCCGCAGGACTTCCGCAGGTTCGTGGACGAGGTGCACGCCAACGGCGGTCTGGTGACCGCGGCGCATCCGTTCGCCAGCTGTTTCGCGTGCAGCTACGAGTTCGGCTACGAACTCGCCGACCTCGCCGAGGTGTGGAACGGCCCGTGGGACCTGGAGGACGACCGGTCCGTCACCATCTGGGACGGCCTGCTGCGTTCCGGGCGGTGGATCCCCGCCATCGGTGACTCCGACGCGCACAGTCCCGGCAACATCGTCGGCCTCCCGCACACGGTCGTACTCGCGGACAGCCTGCGTGCTCGCGACCTGCTCGCCGGGTTGAAGGCCGGCCGGTCGTACCTCGTCGAGTCCAAGGACGTCGAGGTGAGCTTCACCGCGAAGGCCGGCGGGCGTACGGCGAACATCGGGGGCCGGCTACCCGTCGACACCGGGACGCCGGTGGTGGTCGAGGTGACCGTTTCCGGGGCGCCGGGAACGACGCTCACGGTCCACGACCAGAACGGCCCGAAGCGAAACCTGACCGTCCCCGACTCCGGCACCGCCACCCTCAGCTGGACGACGTACTCCCGTTACAGCCAGTGGGTTCGGGTCGAAGTACGCCGTGCCTCCGGGGGCGTCAACACCACCGTGCCGAACGCGATGGTGGCGATGACCAACCCGATCTTCCTCGGGAGCGAGTGA